A window of Tetrapisispora phaffii CBS 4417 chromosome 9, complete genome contains these coding sequences:
- the SST2 gene encoding GTPase-activating protein SST2 (similar to Saccharomyces cerevisiae SST2 (YLR452C); ancestral locus Anc_7.514): MKVADNNTLHERSSKGFNRTPSGLIYTNNIKNVYSIFLISLQLKSKESRSGTFLNSFSKQSCYFSFSVADAIKTMKNMELKVEMNKTSISISYAIKNELAHHLLKIFMEAKLLHAPVDRTRNEPKEKTPLQPTPKGVAILYQYTRSIGLKEIPPIIFSELNSNQLFCFERNSVTDSIIRSDYLIYLLFMRIMGSRPNIWSPSKPSDRLPSLFKLLEYSTDSFSFESIDYDPISGFQSTQNSQTSIINQSIQLQDIDLTNEDRESPLAHRFFTNPDSDSHIQYYVSDVGVRLFKDKVFDKDIEPIDYTFTTKALWQWLMDCTDILYPKEASYIVVLFAKKGLIEPIIKPDQKLSSKKVMINKTTYFKLTPLGWSVVKWNLSNTKTRSHSIPYSDNNNVNFSKNMESGSYSFNTDTESLSHSISSSIKTHGSSELKNIEFNDIIADPGMRFLFRQFLQEDICVENLDAYLEILKFLKKMRNLNKMLKSKASTSANRKLSNIQNNITDAMDTALSKHASECLEMSYQIYSTFIIECAPYQLNIDHNLRESISKVILHTDNTDELTTKTTNGTTNDNSDLQIKNFQINLPEEKLTSSPDILTNSSKTNIEENISNIESDNSDGQSYNDTLSPAVNLLLIILPLFIKLKDNLRLLMKNDSLPKFKNSKLFSEFLQTSNIRERCLST; this comes from the coding sequence atgaaagTTGCTGACAATAATACGTTGCATGAGAGATCGTCAAAAGGATTCAATCGAACTCCTAGCGGGTTGATATACAcaaataacattaaaaatgtttactcaatttttttaattagcCTGCAATTGAAAAGTAAAGAATCACGTTCAGGcacatttttaaattctttctCTAAGCAGTCATGTTATTTCTCGTTTTCAGTAGCTGATGCtataaaaacaatgaaaaatatggaATTAAAAGTTGAAATGAACAAAACATCGATCAGCATTTCATatgcaattaaaaatgagtTAGCACACCatctattgaaaatattcatgGAAGCGAAATTACTGCATGCTCCAGTTGATAGAACACGAAATGAACCAAAGGAGAAGACCCCGTTGCAACCAACTCCAAAGGGTGTTGCAATTTTGTATCAGTACACGAGGAGCATTGGTTTGAAAGAAATTCCACCCATTATATTCTCCGAGTTGAATTctaatcaattattttgttttgaaaGAAATTCTGTGACCGATTCAATCATTCGTAGTGACTATCTAATATATCTTTTGTTCATGAGAATAATGGGATCTCGCCCAAATATTTGGTCTCCATCAAAACCTAGTGATAGATTACCATCTCTTTTTAAGTTATTAGAATACAGCACTGATTCATTCAGTTTTGAATCAATTGATTACGATCCTATTTCAGGGTTTCAATCAACTCAAAATAGCCAAACGAGCATAATTAATCAAAGCATCCAACTTCAGGATATTGACCTGACTAATGAAGATAGAGAATCTCCATTAGCACATAGATTTTTTACAAATCCTGACTCCGATTCtcatattcaatattatgtGTCTGATGTTGGTGTGCGATTATTTAAGGATAAGGTATTTGATAAAGATATCGAGCCTATTGATTATACATTCACAACTAAAGCTTTGTGGCAATGGTTAATGGATTGTACAGATATACTTTACCCAAAGGAGGCATCTTATATCGTAGTACTTTTTGCCAAAAAAGGTTTGATTGAACCAATTATTAAACCAGATCAGaaattatcttcaaaaaaaGTCATGATAAACAAAACAACCTATTTTAAACTAACTCCATTGGGTTGGAGTGTAGTTAAATGGAATCTATCAAACACTAAAACTAGAAGTCACTCCATTCCATACTCAGACAATAACAATGTGAACTTTAGTAAAAATATGGAGTCCGGTTCTTATAGTTTCAACACTGATACAGAATCCTTGAGCCATAGTATCAGTTCTTCTATTAAAACCCATGGCTCATCGGAACTTAAGAATATCGAGTTTAACGATATTATTGCTGATCCAGGGATGCGCTTTCTTTTTAGGCAGTTCTTACAAGAAGATATATGTGTTGAAAATTTAGATGCTTATTTAGAAATTCTTAAATTCTTAAAGAAGATgagaaatttaaataaaatgcTAAAATCTAAAGCTTCAACTAGTGcaaatagaaaattatCTAACATTCAGAATAATATTACGGATGCAATGGATACTGCTTTGTCCAAACACGCAAGTGAGTGTCTAGAGATGTCTTATCAGATATATTCaacttttattattgaatgtGCACCatatcaattgaatatcGACCACAATCTGCGAGAGTCCATTAGTAAGGTAATCTTGCATACAGATAATACTGATGAATTAACTACCAAAACTACTAATGGTACCACGAACGATAATTCTGATTTAcagataaaaaattttcaaattaatttaCCTGAGGAGAAATTAACATCGTCCCCTGATATACTAACTAATTCCTCTAAAACTAATATTGAAGAGAACATTTCGAATATAGAAAGTGATAATAGTGACGGACAGTCATACAACGATACATTGTCACCGGCTGTTAATCTACTTCTAATTATTTTGCcattatttataaagttaaaagATAACTTACGTCTTCTTATGAAAAATGATTCATTACCTAAATTTAAGAACTCTAAATTGTTTTCTGAATTTCTTCAGACTTCTAACATTCGTGAAAGATGTCTATCTACTTAA
- the PRO3 gene encoding pyrroline-5-carboxylate reductase (similar to Saccharomyces cerevisiae PRO3 (YER023W); ancestral locus Anc_7.506), which produces MGYTLTFLGCGVMGQAVLSAIYNAPKVTDAAIAKLYPSKIIACNHNDETAMGVTKLIESLPPSPNGIIVESTFGENDRAVKEADIVFLGTKPFIVEETMRKVKEHMGEKLLISICAGWTIEQLTAYSRNVSRVMTNTPAKYGYGCAIVAHSPTVNENQRAIVSQLISQVGKYIELPEKNMDAATALVGSGPAFVLLMLESLMESGIQMGIPLKESKECALKVMEGTVKMVEMSGEHPGVLKHQVCTPGGTTIAGLCVMEDKGVKSGIIRGVEEAANVAAKLGKKK; this is translated from the coding sequence atggGATACACATTAACCTTTCTAGGCTGTGGTGTTATGGGCCAAGCCGTTCTATCCGCTATCTACAATGCTCCAAAAGTTACTGATGCTGCTATTGCAAAATTATATCCGTCCAAAATTATTGCATGTAACCATAATGACGAAACTGCTATGGGTGTGACTAAACTAATTGAAAGTTTACCACCATCCCCAAATGGTATCATTGTTGAATCCACATTCGGTGAAAATGATAGAGCTGTGAAGGAAGCAGACATTGTCTTCTTAGGAACTAAACCATTTATAGTCGAGGAAACCATGCGTAAAGTCAAGGAACATATGGGTGAAAAGCTGCTTATTTCGATCTGTGCTGGCTGGACTATTGAGCAATTAACCGCTTACTCACGAAATGTCTCGCGTGTAATGACTAACACCCCTGCTAAATATGGATATGGTTGCGCCATTGTCGCCCACTCTCCAACTGTGAACGAGAATCAAAGAGCTATTGTGTCGCAATTGATTAGCCAAGTAGGTAAATACATCGAATTGCCAGAAAAGAACATGGATGCCGCCACTGCTTTAGTGGGCTCTGGCCCAGCCTTCGTCCTATTAATGCTAGAGTCATTGATGGAAAGTGGTATCCAAATGGGTATTCCATTGAAGGAAAGTAAAGAGTGCGCTTTGAAAGTGATGGAAGGTACTGTCAAGATGGTGGAGATGAGTGGCGAACACCCTGGCGTATTGAAACACCAAGTCTGCACCCCAGGTGGTACCACTATTGCAGGTTTATGTGTAATGGAAGACAAGGGTGTCAAGAGTGGTATCATCAGAGGTGTTGAAGAAGCCGCTAACGTTGCTGCCAAACTTGGCAAGAAGAAATAA
- the TPHA0I03060 gene encoding 40S ribosomal protein uS7 (similar to Saccharomyces cerevisiae RPS5 (YJR123W); ancestral locus Anc_7.509) yields the protein MSDTEVPVDAVEEFEVVEEFTPVELATAIPEDVQRAQSEIKLFNKWSFDDIEVKDASLVDYIQVRNPVYVGHTAGRYANKRFRKAQCPIIERLTNSLMMNGRNNGKKLKAVRIVKHTLEIINVLSEQNPLQVVVDAIANSGPREDTTRVGGGGAARRQAVDVSPLRRVNQAISLLTIGAREASFRNIKTIAETLSEELINAAKGSSTSYAIKKKDELERVAKSNR from the coding sequence ATGTCTGATACCGAGGTTCCAGTTGATGCTGTCGAAGAATTCGAAGTCGTTGAAGAATTTACTCCAGTTGAATTAGCCACTGCTATTCCAGAAGATGTCCAAAGAGCTCAATCTGAaattaaactatttaaCAAATGGTCCTTTGACGACATTGAAGTTAAAGATGCCTCTTTAGTCGACTACATCCAAGTTAGAAACCCAGTCTATGTTGGTCACACTGCTGGTAGATACGCCAACAAGAGATTCAGAAAGGCCCAATGTCCAATTATCGAAAGATTAACCAATTCTTTAATGATGAACGGTAGAAACAATGGTAAGAAATTAAAGGCCGTCAGAATCGTCAAGCACACTTTAGAAATCATCAACGTTTTATCTGAACAAAACCCATTACAAGTTGTTGTCGATGCTATTGCCAACTCCGGTCCAAGAGAAGATACTACTAGAGTCGGCGGTGGTGGTGCCGCTAGAAGACAAGCTGTCGATGTCTCTCCATTAAGAAGAGTTAACCAAGCTATTTCTCTATTGACCATCGGTGCCAGAGAAGCTTCTTTCAGAAACATCAAGACCATTGCTGAGACTTTATCTGAAGAGTTAATAAACGCTGCCAAGGGCTCTTCTACTTCTTATGCCATTAAGAAGAAGGATGAACTAGAACGTGTTGCCAAATCTAACCGTTAA
- the GCD11 gene encoding translation initiation factor eIF2 subunit gamma (similar to Saccharomyces cerevisiae GCD11 (YER025W); ancestral locus Anc_7.513) → MTDFQDREPSIIINGDMDNEEIIYGEEEIAEVEEAVVEEEKPRKKVAFSGLDEESDEEKRKREFEEGGGLPEQPTDPDFSKLNPLSTEIINRQATINIGTIGHVAHGKSTVVRAISGVQTVRFKDELERNITIKLGYANAKIYKCQDPTCPEPDCYRSFKSDKEIHPKCQRPGCEGRYELVRHVSFVDCPGHDILMSTMLSGAAVMDAALLLIAGNESCPQPQTSEHLAAIEIMKLKHVIILQNKVDLMKEENALEHEKSILKFIRGTIADGAPIIPISAQLKYNIDAVNEFIVKTIPVPPRDFMVSPRLIVIRSFDVNKPGTEIEDLNGGVAGGSILNGVFKLGDEIEIRPGIVTKDDKGKIQCKPIFSNIVSLFAEQNDLKFAVPGGLIGVGTKVDPTLCRADRLVGQVVGAKGHLPNIYTDIEINYFLLRRLLGVKTDGQKQAKVRKLESNEVLMVNIGSTATGARVVAVKADMARLQLTSPVCTEVNEKIALSRRIDKHWRLIGWATIKKGTTLEPIA, encoded by the coding sequence ATGACTGATTTCCAAGACAGAGAACCTAGTATCATCATTAATGGTGATATggataatgaagaaatcaTTTATGGTGAAGAAGAGATCGCTGAAGTTGAAGAAGCAgttgttgaagaagaaaaaccAAGAAAGAAAGTTGCCTTCAGTGGTTTAGATGAAGAatctgatgaagaaaaaagaaaacgtGAATTCGAAGAAGGAGGTGGTTTACCAGAACAACCAACGGACCCAGACTTTTCCAAGCTAAACCCATTATCTAcagaaattattaacagaCAAGCTACTATTAACATCGGTACCATTGGTCATGTCGCTCACGGTAAGTCTACTGTCGTTAGAGCAATTTCTGGTGTTCAAACTGTTCGTTTCAAGGATGAATTAGAACGTAACATTACTATTAAATTAGGTTATGCTAATGcaaagatatataaatgtcAAGATCCTACTTGTCCAGAACCAGATTGTTACAGATCTTTCAAGTCCGATAAGGAAATCCATCCAAAATGTCAAAGACCAGGTTGCGAAGGTCGTTACGAACTAGTTCGTCATGTTTCATTTGTCGATTGTCCAGGTCACGATATTTTAATGAGTACTATGTTGTCCGGTGCTGCTGTAATGGACGCCGctctattattaattgcCGGTAATGAATCCTGTCCTCAACCACAAACTTCTGAACATTTAGCTGCTATTGAAATTATGAAGTTAAAGCATGTTAtcattttacaaaataaagttgatttaatgaaagaagaaaatgcTTTAGAACATGAAAAATCTATCTTGAAGTTTATTAGAGGTACTATTGCCGACGGTGCCCCAATTATCCCTATCTCTGCccaattgaaatataatattgacgccgttaatgaatttattgtAAAAACCATCCCAGTTCCTCCAAGGGATTTCATGGTTTCTCCACGTTTGATTGTTATTCGTTCTTTCGATGTCAACAAACCAGGTactgaaattgaagatttgAATGGTGGTGTTGCTGGTGGTTCTATCCTAAATGGTGTCTTCAAATTAGGTGATGAAATCGAAATTAGACCAGGTATCGTCACTAAGGATGACAAAGGTAAAATTCAATGTAAGCCAATTTTCTCCAACATTGTTTCCTTATTTGCTGAACAAAATGACCTAAAGTTTGCGGTTCCAGGTGGTTTGATCGGTGTTGGTACTAAGGTTGATCCAACATTATGTAGAGCAGATCGTTTAGTAGGTCAAGTTGTAGGTGCTAAGGGTCACTtaccaaatatttatacagatattgaaattaattatttcttaTTACGTCGTTTATTAGGTGTTAAGACTGATGGTCAAAAACAAGCTAAGGTTAGAAAATTAGAATCTAACGAAGTTTTAATGGTTAATATCGGTTCAACCGCTACAGGTGCCCGTGTAGTAGCTGTTAAAGCCGATATGGCCAGACTGCAATTAACTTCCCCAGTTTGTACAGAAGTTAATGAAAAGATTGCTTTATCTAGACGTATTGATAAGCATTGGCGTCTAATCGGTTGGGCCACTATCAAGAAAGGTACAACTTTAGAACCAATTGCTTAA
- the ATP2 gene encoding F1F0 ATP synthase subunit beta (similar to Saccharomyces cerevisiae ATP2 (YJR121W); ancestral locus Anc_7.507), giving the protein MVLPRLYGVSTKGALKNAMRLSSHTSVRGLATAAPLVGKVKGVIGAIVDVQFGQGNLPAILNALEIQTPNGKLVLEVAQHLGENAVRTIAMDGTEGLVRGEKVIDTGAPISVPVGRETLGRIINVIGEPIDERGPINSKLRKPIHADPPSFVEQSTAAEVLETGIKVVDLLAPYARGGKIGLFGGAGVGKTVFIQELINNIAKAHGGFSVFTGVGERTREGNDLYREMRETKVINLEGESKVALVFGQMNEPPGARARVALTGLTIAEYFRDEEGQDVLLFIDNIFRFTQAGSEVSALLGRIPSAVGYQPTLATDMGLLQERITTTKKGSVTSVQAVYVPADDLTDPAPATTFAHLDATTVLSRSISELGIYPAVDPLDSKSRLLDAAVVGQEHYDTATRVQETLQAYKSLQDIIAILGMDELSEADKITVERARKIQRFLSQPFAVAEVFTGIPGKLVRLKDTISSFKAVLEGKYDHLPESAFYMVGGIEDVVAKAEKLASEAN; this is encoded by the coding sequence ATGGTTTTACCAAGATTATACGGTGTCTCCACTAAGGGGGCCTTGAAAAATGCCATGAGACTTTCTTCTCATACCTCTGTCAGAGGTTTGGCTACTGCTGCTCCTCTCGTAGGTAAGGTTAAAGGTGTCATCGGTGCTATTGTTGATGTTCAATTTGGACAAGGAAACTTACCAGCTATTTTAAACGCTTTGGAAATTCAAACTCCAAACGGTAAGTTAGTCTTGGAAGTTGCTCAACATTTAGGTGAAAATGCTGTTAGAACCATTGCTATGGATGGTACCGAAGGTTTAGTCCGTGGTGAAAAAGTCATTGACACAGGTGCGCCAATTTCTGTCCCAGTCGGTAGAGAAACTTTAGGTAGAATTATCAACGTTATCGGTGAACCAATTGATGAAAGAGGTCCAATCAACTCTAAGTTGAGAAAACCAATTCATGCTGATCCACCAAGTTTCGTCGAACAGAGTACCGCTGCTGAAGTTTTAGAAACTGGTATCAAAGTTGTCGATCTATTAGCCCCATACGCTAGAGGTGGTAAGATTGGTTTATTCGGTGGTGCTGGTGTCGGTAAAACCGTTTTCATCCAAGAATTGATTAATAACATCGCTAAAGCCCATGGTGGTTTCTCCGTTTTCACTGGTGTCGGTGAAAGAACAAGAGAAGGTAATGATTTATACCGTGAAATGAGAGAAACTAAAGTTATTAACTTAGAAGGTGAATCTAAGGTCGCCTTAGTTTTCGGTCAAATGAACGAACCACCTGGAGCTAGAGCCAGAGTCGCCTTAACTGGTTTGACTATTGCAGAATACTTCAGAGATGAAGAAGGTCAAGATGTGTTATTATTCATCGACAACATTTTCAGATTCACTCAAGCTGGTTCCGAAGTTTCCGCTTTGTTAGGTAGAATTCCATCTGCCGTCGGTTATCAACCAACTTTAGCAACTGATATGGGTTTGTTACAAGAAAGAATCACAACAACCAAGAAGGGTTCCGTTACTTCTGTCCAAGCCGTTTACGTGCCAGCTGATGATTTAACCGATCCTGCTCCTGCTACTACATTCGCACATTTGGATGCCACCACTGTCTTATCAAGAAGTATTTCAGAATTAGGTATCTACCCAGCTGTCGATCCATTAGATTCTAAGTCAAGATTATTAGATGCTGCTGTCGTTGGTCAAGAACATTACGACACCGCCACTCGTGTCCAAGAAACTCTACAAGCTTACAAATCTTTACAAGATATCATTGCTATTTTAGGTATGGATGAATTATCTGAAGCTGACAAAATCACTGTCGAAAGAGCAAGGAAGATTCAAAGATTCTTATCTCAACCATTCGCTGTTGCCGAAGTCTTCACTGGTATTCCAGGTAAATTAGTCAGATTAAAGGAtacaatttcttcattcaaAGCCGTTCTAGAAGGTAAATACGATCACTTACCAGAAAGTGCTTTCTATATGGTTGGTGGTATTGAAGATGTTGTTGCCAAGGCTGAAAAATTAGCTTCTGAAGCTAATTAA
- the YAT2 gene encoding carnitine O-acetyltransferase YAT2 (similar to Saccharomyces cerevisiae YAT2 (YER024W); ancestral locus Anc_7.510), whose translation MTDISNTFEYENGLPKFPIPTIDNTLNQLLKSLEPLYYADGYYKHPLDLEQIQELNKIFQDFKTSTISNLLQKRLIDFNIENDCYLDKLHLDINNHHSNTIMDMTNDDILPRNPFLILANDAIKDISQQDRAAVLIHSSLKFISALRKNILQPDYTYANISSDSNDNIAFQKKYLSMKPYLKLFGTTRCPVFEEGEIEHFDLNKKYSYSDTNSMDWSEDDEEEEETDKDRNLEQKENKNSRPVTRDGSITLEDESLFTSHGITYKNCPDSKHILIISRGQYYTLDVLDTNDCVVYTDDELSLIFEYIINDSNLDSKKLPSVGNKNNMTGATALGSLTSYSYKNWKYARKRLEKRYPNELNLIDAALFVLVLDDTGLSGNSSIEVKDNLDGTSVAEDGDNSSDDCKRLFYGTSTIDENGNQVGSCISRWYDKLQIVVTTDAKAAIIWDSFTSDGSVVLRFISEAHAESVLRLARNVNEDKSKFSLWPTVHDPCYNPRSNKPNSLKDDLPRVVKKIDWSFSHILNTHIHLSETKLADLISKHDITKVSVPFGKKTAQKLGVKPDSMIQVALQVAHYALYGRFVYGYEPVSTRSFKNARSVFINLQSQDILELCQEFISNSLEDLVKLDKFINSCHIHGQKVKEAKEGNGFERHFNALKYVYKFHEHFGITASKQELQIAKNLFENPLLTPFSSPELIFANCGNTATTTFGITPAIPQGYGIGYIIKDEQCDLTVTSQFRQGKRLMFMLNWVLHEIRTYFRKSRNLGRGGIRVNPLVDKLYAMDNAKYASKLNAMTQGSGHSSNNTNGFFDLKGHMESRTVSGMNSHSNSSLALNQSNKTYSSMINSKEFNEAVMSLNIESKNQNGPTEEEKLGTGSQIPSLQPNDEESDSDENTRNVVTKFGESGFIFQIEEQKTSNVIDSKFDIDFDRGRVGRKIVSFE comes from the coding sequence ATGACAGACATATCTAATACTTTTGAATATGAGAATGGTTTACCTAAATTTCCAATACCAACTATTGATAATACATTGAATCAACTTTTAAAAAGTCTGGAACCTTTATATTATGCTGATGGTTATTATAAACATCCATTAGATTTAGAACAAATTCAGGAGCTCAATAAGATCTTTcaagattttaaaacatcaactatttcaaatttattgcAAAAAAGATTAATAGATTTTAATATAGAAAATGATTGTTATTTAGATAAATTACATTTAGACATTAACAATCATCACAGCAATACAATAATGGATATGacaaatgatgatattttacCGAGAAATCCTTTTCTAATATTAGCAAACGATGCAATTAAGGATATTAGCCAGCAAGATAGAGCCGCTGTATTAATTCAttcttcattaaaatttatatctGCTCtcagaaaaaatattttacagCCAGATTATACTTATGCAAATATATCATCAGATAGCAATGACAATATTGCTTTtcagaaaaaatatttatcaatgaaaccgtatttaaaattatttggaACAACAAGATGTCCTGTTTTTGAAGAAGGGGAAATTGAACACTTTgatttaaacaaaaaatattcctATTCAGATACAAATTCAATGGATTGGtcagaagatgatgaagaagaagaagaaactgATAAGGATAGGAATTTagaacaaaaagaaaataaaaatagtaGACCAGTGACAAGAGATGGGAGTATAACCCTTGAGGATGAGAGTTTATTTACAAGTCATGGTATCACTTACAAAAATTGTCCGGACTCAAAACATAtcttaataatttcaagaGGACAATATTATACCTTAGACGTACTGGACACCAACGATTGTGTCGTTTATACGGATGATGAATTAagtttaatttttgaatatattatcaatgATTCAAATCTAGACAGTAAAAAGCTTCCAAGTGTCGGAAATAAGAATAACATGACTGGTGCTACAGCATTGGGTAGTTTGACTTCATATTCTTATAAGAATTGGAAATACGCAAGAAAAAGATTAGAAAAACGTTATCCgaatgaattaaatttgatcGATGCTGCATTGTTTGTACTGGTATTGGATGACACAGGCCTGAGTGGAAATTCATCAATAGAAGTCAAAGACAATCTTGATGGGACGTCAGTTGCAGAAGATGGGGATAATAGCTCAGATGACTGTAAGAGACTATTTTATGGAACATCAactattgatgaaaatggtAATCAAGTTGGCTCTTGTATCTCGAGATGGTATGATAAGTTGCAGATTGTGGTGACAACAGATGCAAAAGCAGCAATTATTTGGGACTCTTTTACTTCAGATGGGTCAGTGGTTTTGAGATTTATTTCAGAAGCCCACGCTGAGAGTGTCCTACGTTTAGCAAGAAATGTAAATGAAGACAAAAGTAAGTTTTCTCTATGGCCCACAGTACATGACCCATGTTATAATCCTAGAAGCAATAAACCAAATAGCTTAAAGGATGACCTTCCAAGAGTAGTCAAAAAAATCGATTGGTCATTCAGTCACATATTAAATACTCATATCCATTTATCAGAAACAAAATTAGCAGATTTAATTTCGAAACATGATATTACCAAAGTTTCTGTACCATTTGGAAAGAAAACAGCGCAAAAACTGGGGGTAAAACCTGATTCAATGATTCAAGTAGCATTGCAAGTCGCACATTACGCTTTGTATGGCCGGTTTGTCTACGGTTATGAACCAGTTTCAACAAGAAGTTTTAAAAATGCCAGATCAGTCTTTATTAACTTACAAAGTCAAGATATATTAGAATTGTGTCAAGAATTTATATCAAATTCTTTGGAGGATTTAGTGAAATTggataaatttattaattccTGCCACATCCATGGACAAAAAGTTAAAGAAGCGAAGGAAGGGAACGGATTCGAAAGACATTTTAACGCTTTGAAGTATgtttataaatttcatGAACATTTTGGAATTACTGCAAGTAAACAAGAACTACAGATAGCCAAAAATCTATTTGAAAATCCTTTGCTTACTCCATTTTCTTCTCCAGAATTGATTTTTGCAAACTGCGGAAATACAGCCACAACCACTTTTGGGATAACCCCAGCTATACCTCAAGGTTATGGCATTGGGTATATCATCAAAGATGAACAATGCGATTTAACAGTGACATCACAATTTAGGCAAGGAAAAAGATTGATGTTCATGTTGAATTGGGTATTGCACGAAATAAGAAcatattttagaaaatcAAGAAATTTGGGAAGAGGAGGTATTAGAGTAAACCCATTGGTTGACAAGTTATATGCAATGGATAATGCCAAATACgcatcaaaattaaatgcaATGACACAGGGATCTGGACATAGTAGCAACAACACCAATGGATTCTTTGATCTCAAGGGACACATGGAAAGTAGAACTGTTTCCGGAATGAATTCCCATAGTAACTCTTCCCTGGCATTAAACCAATCAAACAAAACTTATTCCTCCAtgataaattcaaaagagtTCAATGAGGCGGTAATGTCATTAAACATCGAATCTAAAAATCAAAATGGACCtacagaagaagaaaaactTGGTACTGGTTCTCAAATCCCATCATTGCAACCAAACGATGAAGAAAGTGATTCAGATGAGAATACCCGTAATGTTGTAACCAAATTTGGAGAGTCTggatttatatttcaaattgaagaacaaaaaacCTCTAATGTCATTGACTCTAAATTTGACATTGATTTTGACAGAGGTCGGGTCGGGAGGAAAATAGTGAGTTTTGAATAG